In Mycolicibacterium aubagnense, the DNA window CAGTCCGGCCGACAGACCGAACAGCAACGCCTTGACCAGAGAGACGATCACCTGCGGCAGACCCGTCAGCAGGGTCATCCCGGCGATGAACGCGCCGGGGGTCACGTGCTGGATGTAGACGACGAAGAAGTAGCTGCCGGCCAGACCAACGACGGCCACCATCGAATAGAGCATCGCGGCGACGAAGGTTGCGGCAAGCACGCGCGGCACGACGAGCGCCGGAATCGGGTTGACGCCAATGACTTTCATGGCGTCGATTTCTTCGCGGATGGTCCGCGCGCCGAGGTCGGCACACATCGCGGTCGAACCGGCACCGGCCACGACGATCGCGGTGACCACCGGACCCACCTGCGTCACCGACGCCAGAGCGGCACCGGCACCGGACAGATCGCCGGCACCGACCTCGATCAACACGATGTTGAGTGTGAAGACGATCAGCACCGTGTAGGGAATCGACAGCACGACAGTGGGTACGACGGAGACCCGGGCGACGAACCAGATCTGCTCGATCAGTTCACGCCAGGCGTACGGCGGACGCAGCATCGCGGCGAACGTCTCGCCGGTGAGGACGATGAAATCGCCGACCGCCACAGCGGGTCGCGCCCACGGCGCGGAGGTGCGCGAAGGCGACTGAAGCGGTTGCGCCACAAGCTGCCTCCCAGTGTCTTCCGTCATCGAGCTTGACCCGGACGTTAGGAAGGCGCCAGTTTGCTGTCAACGCAACAGGATTGGGATACGGCAACGTCAATTATTGAAGATGCAGGTCGACTCAACGCAATTGATTCGGTTCACCCGGATTGAATCGCGTTGAGCCAAACCCACCTGTACGTGCGTGGTTACCGCGTGACGATGTTTGCCGAAACGGGCCGGCCGGACTCAGTTCTGGCCGGACTTGGTTCCCAAGGCGGACGAGCTGTCCGCGGTCGCGCTCGCCGCCGTGTTGGGCTTCGGCTTCGGCTTCGGCTTCGGCTCGGACTTCGGCTTGGGCGCCTTGCCCTGCGCGGTGTCGTCCGAAGTCGTGTTGTTCGATGCCTTGACGTCGTCGGTCTTGTGCTGCCCGGGCTTGGTGCCCTTGTCAGCCTTCGGCGTGTCGGACGCCGAAGGACCCTTCGTCGGCTCGGTCGAATCCTTTTGATTTGCGGGCTTTTTGCCTTCAGACACCACCTTCACAGGGTCCTTGGTGTCCGGCGTCTTCGCCTCAGGCGCAGTGTTCGCCGGGTTCTTCGCGTCCGTGAACTTCACCTCGGGCTCTGTCGCAGTTTCCTTCGACTGCTCCTTGGCCGGTTCCTTCGTCGCCTGCGTCACGTCCTGAGCGGCCGTGTCCTTGACGTCGGCCCCCTTGCCGGGCGCCGCCTTCAGACCGGCCACACTGACCGGGTTTTCCGACTTGGCCACCGCCGCCGTCTTCGGCGAGTCCACCCCCGCCGCAACCTCTTTCATCGCGGCTACCGCCTTCAGTGCAGCCGTCGGGCTCACCGCCGCGGCCCCTGCCGGCGGCCGGATGATGTCGCCGATCTTCTGAATCACATTCGAGATACCGGCGACCACGGCCTTCGTGATGTCGACCGCCGTGTTGGCCACCCATTTCACGCCTTGCACCACGGCGTTGGTCACCCATTTGACCGTTTTGACCACGGCTTGCGTCACCGCCTTCGTGATGTCGACGAACGCATTCCAGGCAGCGGTCGCGACTTTCACGACGGCCTGCCCGACCTTGGCAATGACATCCACGACGGCCCCCACCGCGAGCCGCACGGCAGCGAGTATTCGCTCTGCGATGCCCTCGACACCCCCGACACCGTTGAGCCGCAGGATTTCCTCAGCGAGGACGAAAGCGGCTTCCTTGGGAATCCAGTCCGCGTAGAAGACGCCGAACTTGCCGCTGCCCGGCTGGTCGTCGCGCGTCGTGTAGATGAAGAGCGGCCCGCCGAACGGCATGGTCTGCCAGGTGTCGATGAGGTTCTTGATGAAGTCGGCTTGTGTCTGCTCGCTGACG includes these proteins:
- a CDS encoding MlaE family ABC transporter permease, whose product is MLRPPYAWRELIEQIWFVARVSVVPTVVLSIPYTVLIVFTLNIVLIEVGAGDLSGAGAALASVTQVGPVVTAIVVAGAGSTAMCADLGARTIREEIDAMKVIGVNPIPALVVPRVLAATFVAAMLYSMVAVVGLAGSYFFVVYIQHVTPGAFIAGMTLLTGLPQVIVSLVKALLFGLSAGLIACYKGLSVGGGPTAVGNAVNETVVFSFMALFLINILATAFGVKVAP